One genomic segment of Vigna radiata var. radiata cultivar VC1973A unplaced genomic scaffold, Vradiata_ver6 scaffold_246, whole genome shotgun sequence includes these proteins:
- the LOC106778248 gene encoding purple acid phosphatase 15, producing the protein MGYWVRLCLSVLYFSLISPSSAIVDADNDDYEVPIPSTLDGPFKPVTVPLDRTFRGNAMDMPHTDPLLQTTAQGFQPQQISLSLSSSHNSVSISWITGEFQIGDNVEPLDPNSVASVVRYGRFRRSMSHRATGYSLVYSQLYPFEGLQNYTSGIIHHVRLTGLRPNTLYQYECGDPSLSAMSDVHYFRTMPVSGPKSYPNRIAVVGDLGLTYNTTSTVDHITSNHPDLILLVGDVTYANLYLTNGTGADCYSCAFSDTPIHETYQPRWDYWGRYMQPLISSVPIMVIEGDHDIEPQAENQTFVAYSSRFAFPSEESGSSSTLYYSFKAGGIHFIMLGSYTSYDKSGDQYKWLGRDLASVDREVTPWLVATWHAPWYSTYKAHYREAECMRVEMEDLLYEYGVDIVFNGHVNAYERSNRVYNYTLDPCGPVYITVGDGGNREKMATTHADEPGECPEPSTTPDDFLGGFCAFNFTSGPAAGNFCWDRQPDYSAFRESSFGHGILEVKNETHALWIWHRNQDFYESAGDEIYIVRQPQNCPPFKPAT; encoded by the exons ATGGGTTATTGGGTTAGATTGTGTTTGTCAGTGTTGTACTTCTCACTAATTTCACCAAGTTCAGCGATTGTTGATGCTGACAATGATGACTATGAAGTTCCCATCCCAAGCACTCTGGATGGACCCTTCAAGCCTGTCACCGTTCCTCTTGATCGGACCTTCCGAGGAAACGCCATGGATATGCCACACACCGATCCTCTGCTTCAAACAACCGCTCAAGGCTTCCAACCACAGCAGATATCTCTCTCCCTCTCCTCTTCTCATAACTCTGTTTCCATTTCTTGGATTACAG GGGAATTCCAAATTGGGGACAACGTAGAACCCTTAGATCCTAACAGTGTTGCGAGCGTAGTTCGATATGGAAGGTTCCGAAGGTCCATGAGTCACCGAGCCACAGGTTATTCCCTCGTTTACAGTCAACTTTATCCTTTTGAAGGTCTTCAGAACTACACCTCTGGTATCATACATCACGTTCGTCTCACAG GTCTGAGACCCAACACACTCTATCAATATGAATGCGGAGATCCTTCTTTGTCAGCTATGAGTGATGTTCATTACTTCAGGACTATGCCAGTTTCTGGCCCCAAGAGCTACCCTAACAGAATAGCAGTGGTTGGAGACCTGGGTCTTACGTACAATACCACATCCACTGTTGACCACATCACCAGTAACCATCCCGATCTTATTTTGTTGGTTGGAGATGTTACTTATGCCAATCTTTATCTAACTAATGGTACTGGGGCAGACTGCTATTCTTGCGCATTTTCTGACACTCCCATCCATGAAACGTATCAACCTCGTTGGGATTACTGGGGAAG GTACATGCAGCCTCTGATTTCTAGTGTCCCTATAATGGTAATAGAAGGGGATCATGACATAGAACCACAAGCTGAAAACCAGACATTTGTTGCTTATAGTTCTCGATTTGCTTTCCCATCAGAAGAGAGTGGATCATCATCCactttatattattctttcaaaGCTGGAGGGATACATTTTATAATGCTCGGCTCCTACACATCGTATGACAAATCAG GGGACCAGTACAAGTGGCTGGGGAGGGACTTGGCTTCTGTTGACAGGGAAGTAACTCCGTGGTTGGTAGCCACATGGCATGCACCTTGGTACAGCACCTACAAGGCACATTATAGAGAAGCAGAGTGTATGAGGGTAGAGATGGAAGACTTGCTATATGAATATGGCGTTGACATTGTCTTCAATGGACAT GTTAATGCGTATGAGAGATCAAACCGGGTATACAACTACACATTGGATCCTTGTGGACCTGTTTATATCACGGTTGGTGATGGTGGTAACAGGGAAAAGATGGCGACCACACATGCTGATGAACCTGGAGAGTGTCCAGAACCATCAACTACACCAGACGACTTTCTGGGTGGCTTCTGCGCCTTTAATTTTACGTCCGGCCCAGCGGCAGGTAACTTCTGCTGGGATAGACAGCCTGATTACAGTGCTTTCAGAGAAAGTAGCTTTGGTCATGGCATTTTGGAG GTGAAAAATGAAACGCATGCACTGTGGATTTGGCATCGCAATCAAGACTTTTATGAGAGTGCCGGAGACGAGATTTACATCGTTAGGCAACCTCAAAACTGCCCACCGTTCAAACCAGCTACATGA